The Sulfurospirillum halorespirans DSM 13726 genome has a window encoding:
- a CDS encoding SBBP repeat-containing protein, which yields MKNKKIILASMLACNVLWAESDILKVFDGVSTPVGMAFNHNNELIVAEWSASRVSVFGKEGHKRVLSDQIKSPSGIAVDKEDNVYVASYSTDTLYKIEPNGNVSIIADELATPAGVSIDQNGNIMVASKASNAIIFIDQKGTKSNLFKDLQTPVGIVALEHGYAISNINGDVSLYDKEKRKTGSYKGFKSPAVGIVGSQEGNVYAVDYGGNDVVEIQKNGNARVLASSLSSPVGVAINPQGELFIGTWGDSAIYKLTIK from the coding sequence ATGAAAAATAAAAAAATCATCTTAGCCTCAATGCTCGCTTGCAACGTCTTATGGGCAGAGAGCGACATACTCAAAGTATTTGATGGCGTGAGTACTCCTGTGGGTATGGCGTTTAATCACAACAATGAACTGATCGTTGCCGAATGGTCTGCTAGTAGGGTTAGCGTGTTTGGCAAAGAGGGTCATAAAAGAGTGTTGAGTGATCAAATCAAGAGCCCATCAGGAATCGCAGTGGACAAGGAGGATAACGTGTATGTTGCGTCGTATTCGACCGATACACTCTACAAAATAGAACCCAATGGAAACGTATCGATTATTGCGGATGAATTAGCCACGCCAGCAGGGGTCAGTATCGATCAAAATGGCAATATCATGGTTGCGAGCAAGGCGTCAAACGCCATTATCTTCATCGATCAAAAAGGCACTAAAAGCAACCTTTTTAAAGATTTGCAGACACCTGTGGGAATCGTAGCATTAGAGCATGGTTATGCCATATCCAATATCAACGGTGATGTCTCACTGTATGACAAAGAAAAACGAAAAACGGGTTCATATAAAGGGTTTAAAAGCCCTGCTGTTGGGATCGTGGGAAGTCAAGAGGGTAATGTCTATGCCGTGGATTATGGTGGAAATGACGTGGTCGAGATACAAAAAAATGGTAACGCTAGGGTGCTCGCAAGCTCCCTAAGCTCACCCGTAGGTGTTGCTATCAATCCCCAAGGCGAACTCTTTATCGGCACATGGGGAGATAGCGCGATTTATAAACTAACGATTAAGTAG